The window GCGGTGTGCGCCCGGCTGGGCTCCTCGGAGGTTCCGGTCGACATCGGCTGGTTCGTCCATCACATCCGCAGGACACCCCAGGGCGCCGAGATGCGATCCCGATTCTGGATGGGCGGACCCTACGTCGGCGTCCGGCACGGAAACCTGTTCGCCAACAGCATGGTTCGGCCCGTAGCGGCACGGCAGCTGCCCGACCCGCGGGATCTGATGGTGCATTGCGCCCAGGAGATGAACCACCTGGCCGCATTCCTGCCGGACCTGCACGCGCGTTTCGGATAGCGCGTGGCGGGGGTATGCCCGCGGCATGTGGACGGTGGACAGGACCCTCGATGCACCCGCGGACACCGTGTGGCAGATCCTGACGGATCTCGACGCGTGGCCGCGGTGGGGTCTTACCGTCACCAAGGCTGAGATGGACGGGTCCGCGTTCGAACTCGGGGCGACGGGGCGGGTGTGGACGCCCGTGGGGGTGCCGTTGCCGTTCGTGATCTCCGAACTGGACCAGGGCCGGACGTGGGCGTGGAATGTCGCCGGCGTCCCGGCGACCCGGCACGGAGTCGAGCCGCTGGAGAACGGCTCCCGGGTCTGGATGAGCGCCCCGGTGTGGGCGCCCGCCTACCTGCCGGTGCTGTCGCTCGCCCTGCGGCGCATCGACGAGATGGCCGCGCAGTTTCGAACGGGCTGACTACGGCAATCACACAGCATGGCCA is drawn from Mycolicibacterium gilvum and contains these coding sequences:
- a CDS encoding SRPBCC family protein, translating into MWTVDRTLDAPADTVWQILTDLDAWPRWGLTVTKAEMDGSAFELGATGRVWTPVGVPLPFVISELDQGRTWAWNVAGVPATRHGVEPLENGSRVWMSAPVWAPAYLPVLSLALRRIDEMAAQFRTG